The following coding sequences lie in one Kamptonema formosum PCC 6407 genomic window:
- a CDS encoding P-II family nitrogen regulator, producing MDTIKRIEIIVPAIELKPVVKRLEKLGIIKYNIIRQVIGRGEFGESSDDLDAQLSSVYILTTCLAGQEDAVFLELQSILQKFGGVFLVSDAVCYRC from the coding sequence ATGGATACGATTAAGCGCATCGAAATAATTGTTCCCGCAATCGAACTCAAACCTGTGGTGAAACGGCTCGAAAAACTTGGGATTATTAAGTATAATATCATTCGCCAAGTGATAGGTAGGGGGGAGTTTGGGGAATCCAGCGACGATCTTGATGCTCAATTAAGTAGCGTGTATATCTTAACAACTTGTTTAGCTGGACAGGAAGATGCGGTGTTTTTAGAATTGCAGTCGATCCTACAAAAGTTTGGTGGTGTATTTTTGGTATCAGATGCGGTGTGCTATCGGTGTTAA